The Clostridium aceticum genomic interval AGCGTCAATGGAAGTTTTCAACTAAACATGTTAAAATATTGACAAAACATTAAAAAAAAGATAAGTTATTATTAAACACGTCAAACTTTGGGGGGAAGAACAATGTATCTAGATGATATTATTATCACTTACATACAATCCTGTGTTGCAGATAGTTCTAAAGTAAGATTTAAAGCAAAATTCAGTAGAGATATTGGAGATATCTTACCCTATGTCAATGGAGCTTTAAAGGATGTCATCTACAACAAAAACATACCTAGCTTGACCTTAAGAAAAGAGTTTAGAATCATTACTCTATATAAAGATCAACTAGCAGTATCAAAGGCCATCAATGAGACGGATGCCTATGATATTATCGATGAGCTTAAAGAACTCATCAATAATGTGCATGAATCAAGGGATAAAATTGAACCCTTAGATGAAATGCGTTCAAAACCTACAGCAATTGAAATTTATAGCTACTTACCAAAACAAAATTGCAGACGCTGTGGAGAGGTTACCTGTATAGCTTTTGCATCTAAACTGCTTAGTGGCCAACAAAATGTAAAAAGATGCTTACCTTTATATGAAGCTGACTATAAAGAAAAATTAGAGGTTATTGAGGATTTTATCCAAATGATGGGGTATTCATCCTAAAAATTATAAAATAAAAACGATTTCTTTATTGATTTATGACTAAACTGTATATATAAGGGAGAGGGACGAGGTGAAAAAGGTTTTAACGGTAAACTTAGGGCGAATGAAATATGGTGAAGCTTATGAGTTACAGAAGGAGTTACTAGACTATGTCCTTAACAATGAGGAACTAATAGGTATTTTTTTGCTGGTAGAACATCCTCCTGTATTTACTATTGGTAAAAGCGGTACCTATAAGGATTTTTTGTATTCTGTTGAGGAAATTAAGGAAAAAGGCATAGAAGTTTACGAAAGTGATCGGGGAGGAAAAATTACCTATCATGGTTTAGGACAAGTAGTAGGGTATCCAATATTGGATCTAAAGGAATTTAAGAAAGATTTACATTGGTACGTACACCAAATCGAAGAAACCATTATTGGTTCTTTAAAAGCCTTTGGGATAACTGCTGGCAGAAAAGACAAGTACATCGGTGTATGGGTGGAAAATGAAAAAATTTGTGCCATCGGCATTCGGATGAAAAAATGGGTTGCCATGCACGGTTTTGCTTTAAACTATAATACAAATCTAGAAGACTTTCATCTCATCAACCCCTGTGGAATTACGGAATTTAGTGTGACATCTATCAATGAAATAAATCCAAATGTAGAATATAATCAGGTTACTGAGGAGGTTAAAAAGAGTTTTCAGAAGATTTTTAATGTAGAATTGGTGGAAACAACAATAAATGAAGTGAGGGATTGTTATGGTAAATAAAAAACCTGAGTGGCTTATCAGAAGGCTTCCAGAGAAGGAAAGTTTGAATAAGATGGAGGAAATGCTGGTATCTTTATCTTTAAACACTGTCTGTCAAGAAGCTAAATGTCCCAACATAGGCGAATGCTTTAAAAATAAAACCGCAACCTTTATGATTTTAGGAGATATATGTACAAGACAATGCAAATTTTGTGCAGTTACAAAGGGTGAACCTACTCATCCAGACCCAGCGGAGCCAAAAAACGTTGCTAAAGCTGTAAAAAAGTTGGGTCTAAAACATACTGTAATTACTTCTGTGACAAGGGATGATTTAGAAGATGGAGGGGCAGAGCACTTTGTACATACTATAAAAGCAGTAAGGAAATATAATCCTAAAACTAGTATCGAGGTATTGGTTCCAGATTTTGATGGCAAAGAAAACTCTATCCAAAAGGTCATTGATGCTAAACCAGAAATTATTAACCATAATTTAGAAACCGTTGCTGCTCTATATAGTGTAGTAAGACCTCAAGCTCAGTATTTGCGATCTTTAGAGCTTTTACAGCGAGTAAAAACAAAGGATTCCTCTATTCTTACAAAAACGGGGATTATGTTGGGGCTTGGGGAAAAAGAGGAAGAGGTTATGGGACTTGTAGAGGATTTAGTCAAGATTCAATGCGATATTCTCACCTTTGGTCAGTATTTACGCCCTACGAAGGAACACCTTCCTGTACAGGAGTATGTTACACCAGAGAAGTTCCAGCATTATAAAGAAGAAGCTGAAAAAAGAGGAATAAAGTTTGTAGAAAGCGGTCCTTTTGTAAGAAGCTCTTATAATGCTGCAAAGGGCTTTGACACGTTGCAAAACCAAGAAAACCTATGATTAATCATAGGTTTTTATATTGGTGAGAATGTGTTCTGCAAACTTCTTTGCCTTATTTTCAATATCTGCAACCTCCAATATCCTTCCAGGATCATTTGCAGTCTCCATCATAGAGAAGTAGGGAGGCAGTCTAAAACCTTTGTTGATGGTGAGAGCATCAATAAGCTGTTCTGCTACAACATCACCACCAGAATTTCCTGATACAATGATAGAAAAAATAGTCTTATTATAGAAACTTATTTTTCTATAGAGAGCTGTAAGTCTATTAATCACTGCCATAAGATTTGCTGAAATAGAGTCATTGTAATTGGGACATATCCATAAAATTGCATCAGAGTTTTCAATAGCAGGCAGAATCTCTTTGATCATGATTCCCCCATAAAAGCAACTGCTTCGCAGGCCAAAGTGCCTACAGGTGTTATAAGTACACCCAATACAGTCTAGGACAGTCCCATTTTCTACATGTAGTTCTTCGATCTCACAGTGGTGCAAATGCTTCTTTACCATGTGCCATAACATTAAAGTGTTGGAGGTGCTTTTGGAGCTGGCATGCAGTGCTAAGATTTTAGGTTTTTTCACCATGGAGAAGTTTTGATTTAGCAACCTTTGACCTAAAATGGAGGATAGGTCTAAGGATATATCTTTTAAGGACTTTCTAAAAGTTTTTTGCCATGTGCGAAAATTACTTAAGGTAGCAGTAGCCTCCACCAATGGATGACCTATAAAAGTACAGCCTAATTGATTGGCTTTAAAAACAATAGATTTTGCCACATTTTTGGTATGGAGTTCACTAGCACTATGGATCAATAAGACAGCTGAAGCACCCGATAAAGCTTCATAGCCTTGAGCATAAAGGGAAGATAGTATTTCATATATAGGTATATTAATGCCTGATTGATCTAGTTCAATAGCAAAGATGATTTTTTTATCTCTTAAGTCAGGAAGATTGATATGATTCCTAATTGAAGTTACCTGATGGTTTTTCGTAGCAGCCTCTACCATATCGCACAATTGTTTAGAAACTTCCCCTGGCATGATTAAGTAAGTCATATAACATTCCTCAGGTGCTCATAAGTGCTTTGCAGCCTATTTAATAATAAATCAGGCATTAATAATCTTTCGATTTCTACCCCAGAGGGGTTTAAGCGATTCTTTGCCCCCATATAAACACCCCCCATATAGGTAGCACTATAATGCCAATCTCCTTGAAGGGTTGCCAAAATAGACAGACTGCCAGAGGATAGGGCAGGAGCGATGTAAGGTTTAAAGCCTATGTTTCTTATTTCTAGATTAGCAGTTTTGGCCTTATGAGTTAAATAAAGAGAAAGGCTTTCGTTATAGTCTGTAATACTATCGGCGATAATAAGTCCTTCTCCATGGGGTCCAAAGGCTCTCCCTTCTTTTAAAAAGTGGAGGGTTTTAGGGTTTGTTTTTGCAAAATAAAGGGCACGGGCATACATAACCCCAAGGCCATAGCCTCTAATTTGTTCGGGAGCAAGACCTTGGAAGTCAAAATTCCCTACCTCATTAGTATTACTGGCATCAAAAGCTATTTTACAAAGAAGATCTACCGGATCAGAAACAACCGCGAAGAGTCCCTTAAAACCAGTATTACGAGCTTTTTTAGCATAGGTTTTTATTATCTTTGCGTTTTCTTCAAGCTGAGTCATACGCACATCCTTTGCTTCCTTCCCGATAGAGGGAACGCCTTTAGCGATACAGAATACAAACATATCACAGTCAAAAATTTCATCTTCATTAAGAGGGGATACCTCTGGAAAATCAGCATTTCCTGGGGAATATACCTGGTTTGCCTCATAGCACCAACGTTGCACTTTATCCAATGCTCTGTCATAGATACCAATGCTGTCAATACATCCCCCTCCCAATAGGCGAAGACCAGTAAGGAGCGTTCCTCCTACATCACCTAATCCTGCAATATGTACCCTCCACTTTTGGGGAGGCTGATGAAAAAGTACTGTCTGCCAGTTAGGGAAGGCGGTATTTACCCCCATAACCTTTCTTTCCTGTACTTTCTTATATAACCAGCTGGGAAAACTCTTTTCCTGCCCTTGGTGAAGTTGCAGCAGGTGAACCCCTTCTTCTTTTAAATGAAATAAAGAAGGATCAGAAATACAAAAGGACTTTCTAGAAACAGATGGGTCCATGGAATATAGATAATAAATTATGCTATCACTCTGTTGTAGTTGTTTTTCATCTACTGCTTTAAATGTTGTGCACTCATGAAATGACAATAACAATTTATTTGAGTAGCTATAATAATACAACGTATCATCTCCCCCTATAAGATGTAGTGAAGCTATATTCCAGACGTTTTAACAACTCTAAATCTTTTTCAAGATGTGTAGAAGGATTTATATTAAAGTCATAGTACATATTTTTTCCCAAATCAGGAGAACGAGGATATAAAAACACCTCCCCCAATAGAGACAAAGTTAACTTTCTCTCGTTTATTTTTTGATAAGTTATCTCCAGCACCTTTAATATATCAAGAGCATTTTTTATACATATGAGAGAGAAGTTATAAAGATCAGTATCATTGGCTTCCTTAATAAAAGTAAGTGAGGTATAAGGAAGAATCAAGTTAATGGAGGGAAGAATATTCTTTTTAGGATAGACGCCTCTCCATAGGGTATCTCCGCCTATAAAGGGATACAATAATGCCTCATTAAACCATAAGCGAAGTTTAGGAATGAAGTAGGGACTATCCGCACTTCTATTTTGAATTTCCATTAACTCTTTACCTCTACCTGACAACATCCCTACAATAATCTTCTTAACTTGAATGTTCTCCTTTTTTAATATTGGATCTAATACCCTCATGCGGTAGCCTTTGTTCAGAAGGTCATCTACGAGGATTACTGGTCTGTTGAAGGAATGAATCATTCTAGCTTGTTTTACTAAATCTAGATAGTAGGGGAAGGGTCCTACTGTAAATTCTCTTATATCAGGATTAAACATTTTTTCAGTATGGAGAGTTTTTGTCACAGTATTTGGTACGATGGCTCTATTTAGTATGTTGCCAAAAGGAACACACATAGAAGGTCCTAGCTTCCTGGGCTGCAGAGGTACCGGAGGTACTTCATTCTCACGACAGATTTTTTTCACAAGGGCTTCCTCCACTAAGTCCCTATCCAAAGAAAGCAGTAAATGACCTGGATAAAGATTTACAAGGGCCCGTTGCAATCTTTTGCGAGTAGCTGCAACAATGGATTTCACATGTTCATTACTTCTAAAGGGCTCTTTAATAAGGGTTTGAATATCGAGGCTCAATGTACAAGGATTTATCATATTTACAGTTAAGACAGGTGGACTTCCTTGAGGACAGGGAAGCTCCTGAAATCCACTGAGCTTTAAAACCTCCAACAATTCAGGAGAAGTAGGATTTTCTATCTTATTGGCAAAAATGCCATAGCCATAGTCATTTTTTAGACAATATGCCATTGTTTCGGATAGAATGATTTCATATAGATCATCCTGCTTTGCATCCTGTCGAACAAAAATTCCATCTATCAGTATAATCCTTCCAGTATAGCCCTCACGAATACACTGAGAAATACGACTATCTTTAAACTCTTGATAGATTAAATCAGAGGGAATCCAATGAAATAGGGAATAGGCTAAAATCTTACCATTTTCTTTCACATCACGAATTAAAACAATGTGGGAATTAGGCTGCTGACCTATTTTTTCAATACTACTAAAAGCCCGTTGATAATTTTTATGGAAACCAGAGGCAAGAGTATTGATTAACTCATAATTAAAATTATGTCTAACATCGATATCAATAGAGACGGTTTGTATTAATGACTTGTATTGAGGTTCCCTTCTATATAGATTGTTGCTATATATATATTTTTGAGAAAGAGGGTCAATTAAGTTAGAGATATCTCTATTTTCATCAATATAATTTCTAATTTGTGTAGAACTAATATCTTCATACTGTGGTGGCAGATTTAACTTAATCACTGGTTGCTGTATGTTTTCTAAAGACTTTTCTAGGTCAAGAACTTTTTCATCACCAAGATCCTCACTTCGCCTCTCGAAAATGATATGAGGAAAAGTAGTAATATTACCTTCAACCGTAGGATTTTTATAAGCGGAAGCATTTAAAATCACATCGCTCCCTACAACCATATATACATCAGAAGGATAAAAGCTGGTTTTTAAACGATGTAAATCCTCAGGGTTTGCAAGGTTAACAGGAAAATCTTCCGGATAAATATACATATTCATTTCGTCTGCAATGGACATATGAATAATATTTTTTCTGATCATGCTAGGTTGAGTGCGTTTTGACCATGAAAACTCATCCACGGCAAGATAAACCTCAAACCCTAAATCTCTTATAGCTTTTGCAATTTCTTTGTGTCCTAAAGTAAAGGGGTCAAAGGAGCCAGGAAAAAAGGCGACCTTATTGCTGGTTTTTATTTCGATGTCCTTATATAAAAATCTATAATCCGCGATAAAACGATAAATATGATTTAAACCTGCTGAATTAGTAAGAAATAACAACTCACTTTCTTCTGCATCTGTTAGCAGTGTTAGGATTTTTTTTGCCACCAGCTGAAATATATAATATTTTTCCTCTAAAGTTAAAGTGTCCGTACCAAAAACATCTTTACCAATAACACTAAAAGAAACTTGTTTAATCTGAAGATTATGATGAACCAAGCCATTTAGTAAAATTCCTAATAGCTTTGATAAACGTTGTTCATAGATTTCTTGATTCTCCTTAAATGTTTCCTTATACTTTGGATAGTTAGTAATAAAAACCCCAATGGTTTTTAGTAGTAAAGAGTTAATCTGTGTATCAGCATGCTTGATCTTTTCAATAACATCCTCAATAATTTCATCTAGTTCTACAGGTTTGAGATAAATGATAATTTGCCCTAGAAAACTAGGTATGTATTTTGTAAACTGAGCACCTTCGATTTCAAGGGTGCGAAGTAATTCCACAGCAATATCGTTCCTTTGTTCCATAGGAAGGTGGTGGAATACCTTCACCAGTGCTTCTCCTGCTTCACATCTTACAGTTTCTACAGCACTTACCTTCAATAAATTACAAAAGTGCATGGCGATATAGAATTTATCGATGATGGCATCTTTAAGCGTATACTCCATAAGTAGTTCTACATGAAACTTTTTAATAATCCAACTGGTTTCAGTTTTTAAATTATCTAAAAACATATCAGAAATTTTACTAATATCCTGATAATGAAAGCTAAGGATGTTTTCTATAATAGCATCATCTAAGGATAAAGCCTTTGCCATTTTATAATGCAAGAAATTTTCCGCTGGAAGAGCAGTATATTGTACTTCACATAAAAATTTCTCTATTTTCCTATAAGCCTCTGATTCTTTGGAAACATATTGAAGCAAGTGGCTTAAAGTATCTAAGGCAGAAATTCGGATATTCTTGTAATCGCTTTGCAAGGTTTGCATTATATAATTTACTACAGTATCTAAGGCAGGTGTATGGGGGTCTAAAGGAATATATTTTAGTACTTCCATTAAAACAATCTTTACTTCTTCTTCATACTGTTCTAAATCATCATAGTATTTTAGCAGTACGCTTCGATATTCTTCTATCTGTTGTTGTGAAGATTTATTAAATAAAGAAGCTGCTAAAATGCCTATGTTATACCTTACCCATCTGCGGTGTAGAGGAATAACCTTATGATTAGGATATAGTAGAAGCTTTATATATTGATCTAAAATTTCACTACTGGTTATCTCAGGTTTTACCAGGGATAATCCTTCAGGAATTTCTTTGCGATAATTCTCATCAAAGATCGTAATCATAGCACCTATAATAGAGGCACATTGTTTACGGATATCCTCCTCAGGATGTGTCAACTTCTCATATAAAAATTTCATAGCAATAATTTTTTGTTTTTGAGTTAAATAGGTAGAATATTCTTGAAAGATGTCTAAATACTCCCTGATTACTTTGGCATCTTGTTCGGCTCTAGCAACTTCTATAATCTCATTTAAGGAGGTTTCATCCCGTAGTTTATACATTAAGTTGATATTATGACGGATGGCAATATACTTTAAATGATTTGAAATCTTTTTACCCTGCATAATAGGATAGTGTTTTTTCTCTTCGCTTAAGTCATCTTGTATCACTACAAGAGGATCAACATTGATACCCATATCCATCAATGCATCTTCAAAATCCTTCAACTTCATATAAACCCGATGATATCTTTTTTCTTTAGCTTCGTCCACTTGGTCTAGTTTATTTAGTATGGTTTCAAAAGCGTCCTTCAGACTAATCATTTGCATTTCCTGAAGACCATTTTCAGCAGTCATGTTTTTTATTCTGAAATCACTGTAAATTAAAAGGAGAGACTCGATGGATAAATTCTCTAATTCTAAGTCCCACACAGAATGATTTAATGCAATATGCCCGATATAGGGTATGTTATGATTTTTAAACCATTGGTCTGTATAATAATAGTGAAGATAGGCCACTCGCTTAGACTCAGAGCTTCTACATCCGAATTTACCTATATCGTGCCCTGCTGCTGCACCTGAAACCCTGCCTAAATCTAAAGGAACCTCCTTATTAAGCAATTGTTTAGCAATAAATACAGAAAGATAATGAACCCCGCATATATGGGCTAACGTATTGTGACCAACAACTTCATAATTTAACTTCATCATTTCATAAATGTATTCATCATGGAAAGCGTGAAGAAATGCATGATACTCATGAAGATTCATTAAAGGGTCTTCTTCTGCTTTAGTCAGTAGGTTTAAAGGAAACTTACTTTCAAAAGTACCGTGATCAAACAATTTTTCATATTGTGAAATTACCCTTAATGCTTTAAGATATAAATAACAGCCTTCATTTAGTTTTGTGTTTAATGTGATTTCTACAGAGTCGGGAAATGAAAGGCTAAGGGAGAATTGATAAATGTAATGAAGAGGATGAGACGGTGAGTTGTCTCCCCATAAAGCTTGAAGCATATCTTTACATAATTCAAATACTGCAGCACAGGTATAGTTATTTTCTACTAACATTGCTTCAAGATTATGAATAAAATTAGGATTTTCAAGATGTTTTTTTATTAATTCCTTTTTTATTGGGTGTTCTTCTAAAAAGTCTTTGTCTAGTAGTATTGTGCATAATTCACTATATACCTTTTGACTTTGCAGTGTATTCATAGACCTCCCCCTCACGATAGGATATTTATTAATAATTATATCCCATTCTTCTAGGGAATAAAGATAAATTTAAATTTTTTATGAAAAAAGCAGTAACATGTTGCTTGTCTAAAAAACTAGGAATAAAAAATTTAGATTTGTAATAAAAATGAAAAAGTAGGGAGGTGAAGTCGTGTTAGCGCAAATTTTATCACTATGTATTGCTACCACTATGTTAACACCAACAGTTGCAGACACAGTAGAAAATTATTCTATAGAAATGGAGGAGGATATCGTCATTCAAGAGGAATATGACTTTATAGCACCAGAAGATGTGTTGGAAGAAATACTTGAAGAAGTACTAGAGGAAGCAGAAAAAGAGGTCATAGAAGTAGAAATAGAAGTGTTAGAGGATATAGAAATAGAAGTAGAGAAAGAAAAAATAGACTATAAAGTAGTCCTTAAAGAAATAGGATATTATAAGAAAGATTATGGCAACGAAGAAATTAATATGAGGAACGCTGTTTTGCGTTTTCAAAGTGAACATAATCTTACAGTAGATGGGATTTTTGGTGAAATATCTTATAAAGCTCTAGAAAAAAGGCTCGAGGATGAAAATTATCAATATTCTGATATTATTACTACTCCTCCCACCAATAAGGAGTGGATAGCCATTAACAAAACCAAAAGAATTCTCACCTATTATAAAGGGGATCAGGTAATTAAAAAATATCCTATTGCCCAAGGAAGAGACTCCTCCTATACGCCAGAAGGAAAATATACTATTGTTAACAAAATAGTAAACCCAAGGTGGGGAGGTGCTGGAATAGCCGCTCCAGTGGCAGGAGGTTCTCCTAACAATCCCTTAGGCTATCGATGGATGGGTTTAAACCTAAAAGGGGGAGGCTCCTATGGAATTCATGGCAACAACCAGCCAAAATCCATAGGTACAAATGCTTCCTTAGGATGTGTTCGAATGATTAACTCAGATGTAGCAGAGTTATTCGAGATGGTAAAACTCCATACACCTGTATGGATAGGCACCCACGAGCAGTTGAAGGAGTGGGGAGTACATAATAAGAATTATTTGAATGAGTAGTGTGTAAGTGCAATAATATTCTTAAGTTTTTGTTTTATGGTTTATTTTAAGGTAATCGGATTTGTGTAAATGCGATTGCCACTTAGGGATTTGAACTACTCAATCACTCTGCATAGCGGTGTAGGGTGATTATAGTATAATAAAAACCACCTGCAATCATTGCAGAGTGGTTTTTATTATACTATAATCTATTGCCTAATAAATAAAAACAAGTTTCAAGTCTTTATAGGTAATTATATACTTAGCATTTTACCGCTAACTTTAAAAAAGTAAGGAATTTTTTAAAATACAAAAAATTCAGAATAAATGAAATTTTGTTATATCTATAATTTATTCTTTAAAACAATAACAATAAAAAGGAGAATTGGATAATGAAAAAATTTCCAGAAGAAAATTGTTTTTTTTTAGAAAAATTATTGAGATATTACCTTAAAAACGGAAGACAATGTTCTGATGAAATGACACTGAAAGAATTGCTTGATTCTTATGGAAAATCTATGAAAACTTCAAAATCAAAAAGTCGCAACGCTCAATAATATGTAAAATTTTACATAAATTCCAATTATATAGCAGGAATTTATGATTGTATGTAGAAAATTGTAATATACATAGGCAGAAAGTCCTATGTGCATATGAAAGGTTGTGAATCTATTTGCTACTAAAAATAAAGATGGAGCCTATAGCTAATCATCAAGTGATACTTCCTATTGATTATAACCATATTATTCAAGGCTTTATTTATGATTGTTTGAATAAAGACTTATCACAGTTTCTTCACGAAAAAGGTTTTAAATATCATTCGCGTTCCTTTAAAATGTTTACCTTTTCAAGACTAATGGGGGAGTATAAGCTTAATAAAGACAGGGGACAAATAGTTTTTACTGGACCGATGTATTTAGTAATAACCTCGCCAGTTAAGGGGTTCTTTAACTCACTAGCTCATACTTTTCTCATAGGAAATATAGTGCGATTGGGAAATAACAATTTAAAAATCACTTCCCTTGAGGGTGAGCATATAGATGTTGAAAGTGAGGAAATTATCGTACGAACCTTATCTCCTATTGTGGTATATAGTACCCTTCTGCGCCCGGACAATAGAAAATATACCTGTTACTTTCAACCGGGAGATCCTGATTATAACCGACTAATTACAGAAAATCTCAAGAAAAAATACATCTCCTTTTTAAAAACAGAGCCTCCTCAAGGGAGTATTACTGTCAAAACTCTATCTCCATGTAAACAGGTAATCGTTAATTATAAAAAAACAATTATAAAGGGCTATACAGGAAAAATTAAAATTACAGGACCAAGGGAACTACTTAAAATCGCTTTAGAAGCAGGATGTGGAAGTAAGAATGCACAGGGCTTTGGCTTAATTCAGCTAAAAGAACAAAGTAATACACTATTTTTTAAGGACCTATTATTTAAATCCATATAAAATATTATTAACGTTAACTTAAACTATAATTTGTAATCCTGAGGGGAGCAAAGCGAAGTCGAAGGATCTTAGAACCAGAAGGAGTACATCGAAAAAACTTTTTACAGTCTAATTTAGGCACAACAAGATTCTTTGATATGATTTGGATGACAGCTTCAGGTAGTTTTGAAAATAACTTGCTTAAGTTAACTCCTATGTAATTATAAGGAAAGGGGGTAAAAAGATGAATTTAAATCAAGTGACAGCCAGTATAGGAAGAGCCTTTGCTCAAGAACAAGAGATTTTAGATCCTTTATTAAAGCAGCCTAAGAAATTAAAGTCTGATGAAGCAGGCTTTGTGGTCAAATTAGTATTTGATATGTCCAAAGACAGAATCAATTTTAGACTATTCACAAGGCTTACAGAAAATTCTTCTAAAGAATATCGTTATTTTGGTAATAATTCTGCTGCAGGTTTTCAGTATTACATTGTGCGAGAATCAACCGGTCTTCATTATATTTTGACCTCTGCCTTCAGTGATTTATATCAAATTTTGCTTAAGCATAAGAATCAAGAAAAGACAATTGGAAACTTACTAAAACAGCTATCAGATAAAGGATTAATTACTCTAGCTAATAAAAAGGGTCAGGGGCAGATAAACTTAAACAAGTTATTTATAGAGGGTCAGAAGGAAATCAAACTAGACCATGCAAAAAAAAAGATTATACTTGGTGATAATGAATACAGTTATGAAGGGTTTATTCGTTACTTAATAAATGAAGAAAACCGCAAGAATAAGATGGTTTTGGTTGTGCCTACTATTATTGATGAAAGTGGAAATGAAGTCGTTCTATCTCAGCATTCAGATTATGAAGAAATAGTGGTGAAAGAAAATAATCTTGGGGACGATGGAGAAGAGAAGGAACAGAAGGTTAATGGAATAGAACGAATATGTCACCTATGTGGAAGCAAACGTAAAGATGTGTTGAGCAGCTATAGTGCAAAATTTAGTAGAAGTGGTATCAATAAAGTATTTACTACGACCACCATTAACACATCTTCCTTTAATAAGAAGTACAGCTGTGACGACAGCTACGGCATATGCAAAACCTGTTATAAACACTTGTTGGCTGGTGAAAAAATTATTAGCAGTAAATTTAATTCAAGAATTGCCAATGAAAATGTTTTTATTATTCCGGAGGGATTAACAACAGATTTTAACTATGAGCGAGTTCAGGAAATTCACAAGGATATTGACATGGCCTTTCATCCCCAAAAAGCACTGAAATGGTTGAAGGGGTTAGATTATGCTTATCGGCAAAAAGTAAAAGGCTATAGTGCTAATATGGTTTTCTATAGAAGCGATGGAACTTCTCTTTCAATATTACAAACCATTGAAGAAATTCCAGTCATACGATTGGTCAATGTAGCTGATGTTATTGATGAAAATAGAGAAAAGTTAGAAGGACATGTTCATCATTTTACTTTAGGAAACATCTATTCTCTTGTTCCTGTAAGAACTAATAAAT includes:
- a CDS encoding (Fe-S)-binding protein, producing MYLDDIIITYIQSCVADSSKVRFKAKFSRDIGDILPYVNGALKDVIYNKNIPSLTLRKEFRIITLYKDQLAVSKAINETDAYDIIDELKELINNVHESRDKIEPLDEMRSKPTAIEIYSYLPKQNCRRCGEVTCIAFASKLLSGQQNVKRCLPLYEADYKEKLEVIEDFIQMMGYSS
- the lipB gene encoding lipoyl(octanoyl) transferase LipB, which encodes MKKVLTVNLGRMKYGEAYELQKELLDYVLNNEELIGIFLLVEHPPVFTIGKSGTYKDFLYSVEEIKEKGIEVYESDRGGKITYHGLGQVVGYPILDLKEFKKDLHWYVHQIEETIIGSLKAFGITAGRKDKYIGVWVENEKICAIGIRMKKWVAMHGFALNYNTNLEDFHLINPCGITEFSVTSINEINPNVEYNQVTEEVKKSFQKIFNVELVETTINEVRDCYGK
- the lipA gene encoding lipoyl synthase — its product is MVNKKPEWLIRRLPEKESLNKMEEMLVSLSLNTVCQEAKCPNIGECFKNKTATFMILGDICTRQCKFCAVTKGEPTHPDPAEPKNVAKAVKKLGLKHTVITSVTRDDLEDGGAEHFVHTIKAVRKYNPKTSIEVLVPDFDGKENSIQKVIDAKPEIINHNLETVAALYSVVRPQAQYLRSLELLQRVKTKDSSILTKTGIMLGLGEKEEEVMGLVEDLVKIQCDILTFGQYLRPTKEHLPVQEYVTPEKFQHYKEEAEKRGIKFVESGPFVRSSYNAAKGFDTLQNQENL
- a CDS encoding flavodoxin family protein, translated to MTYLIMPGEVSKQLCDMVEAATKNHQVTSIRNHINLPDLRDKKIIFAIELDQSGINIPIYEILSSLYAQGYEALSGASAVLLIHSASELHTKNVAKSIVFKANQLGCTFIGHPLVEATATLSNFRTWQKTFRKSLKDISLDLSSILGQRLLNQNFSMVKKPKILALHASSKSTSNTLMLWHMVKKHLHHCEIEELHVENGTVLDCIGCTYNTCRHFGLRSSCFYGGIMIKEILPAIENSDAILWICPNYNDSISANLMAVINRLTALYRKISFYNKTIFSIIVSGNSGGDVVAEQLIDALTINKGFRLPPYFSMMETANDPGRILEVADIENKAKKFAEHILTNIKTYD
- a CDS encoding lactate/malate family dehydrogenase; translated protein: MYYYSYSNKLLLSFHECTTFKAVDEKQLQQSDSIIYYLYSMDPSVSRKSFCISDPSLFHLKEEGVHLLQLHQGQEKSFPSWLYKKVQERKVMGVNTAFPNWQTVLFHQPPQKWRVHIAGLGDVGGTLLTGLRLLGGGCIDSIGIYDRALDKVQRWCYEANQVYSPGNADFPEVSPLNEDEIFDCDMFVFCIAKGVPSIGKEAKDVRMTQLEENAKIIKTYAKKARNTGFKGLFAVVSDPVDLLCKIAFDASNTNEVGNFDFQGLAPEQIRGYGLGVMYARALYFAKTNPKTLHFLKEGRAFGPHGEGLIIADSITDYNESLSLYLTHKAKTANLEIRNIGFKPYIAPALSSGSLSILATLQGDWHYSATYMGGVYMGAKNRLNPSGVEIERLLMPDLLLNRLQSTYEHLRNVI